Proteins from a genomic interval of Rosa chinensis cultivar Old Blush chromosome 2, RchiOBHm-V2, whole genome shotgun sequence:
- the LOC112187817 gene encoding amino acid transporter AVT6B, whose protein sequence is MTSLFGFLLFGDGTLDDVLANFDANLGIPYGSFLNDAVRVSYAAHLMLVFPVVFFPLRLNLDGRFFPSSRPLVLDNMRFALVTVGLIGIIFLGANFIPSIWDAFQFTGATAAVCIGFIFLAAITLKDRHNIATKKDKILSIVMIVLAVFSNVVAIYSDAYALFKNANTPSLRE, encoded by the exons ATGACAAGCCTTTTTGGATTCCTTCTATTTGGGGATGGAACTCTTGACGATGTGCTTGCCAATTTTGATGCCAACCTTGGCATTCCTTATGGTTCCTTCCTTAATGATGCCGTTCGCGTCAGCTATGCTGCTCACCTTATGCTTGTGTTTCCTGTCGTCTTCTTCCCCTTGCGGCTCAACTTGGATGGCCGTTTCTTTCCCTCTTCAAGGCCTTTGGTTCTTGACAACATGAGATTTGCCCTTGTCACAGTTGGGCTGATTGGTATTATCTTCTTGGGTGCAAACTTTATACCCAGCATCTGGGATGCTTTCCAATTCACTGGAGCAACTGCCGCAGTGTGCATCGGGTTCATCTTCCTTGCTGCAATTACACTCAA GGATCGACACAACATAGCAACTAAGAAGGACAAGATCTTGAGTATTGTTATGATTGTCCTTGCTGTATTCTCAAACGTGGTGGCAATATATAGCGATGCCTATGCCTTGTTCAAGAATGCCAACACTCCATCACTGCGTGAATGA
- the LOC112184094 gene encoding protein PXR1: MACTIDFRCLDKGFGGKTYKRKRNPEATADDQDASMEIDATYPPPTKRSVVSFSDNPDRPVVIAGKVSERKWKQPRKQRSSVVQVSRKGTTFEEREKNKSVKKAYKERMAELKGEINTNKEEKKRKREEREKKKKENILPEEMIKRNNK, encoded by the coding sequence ATGGCTTGCACAATCGACTTCCGCTGCCTAGACAAAGGCTTCGGCGGCAAAACCTACAAGCGCAAGCGGAACCCCGAAGCAACCGCCGACGACCAAGATGCCTCCATGGAAATTGACGCCACCTACCCACCTCCGACAAAGCGATCTGTGGTGTCCTTCTCGGACAATCCGGACAGACCAGTCGTGATCGCCGGGAAGGTCTCCGAGCGAAAGTGGAAGCAGCCGAGGAAGCAGAGGTCGTCGGTGGTTCAGGTGAGTCGGAAGGGGACGACGTTCGAGGAgagggagaagaacaagtcGGTGAAGAAGGCGTACAAGGAGAGAATGGCAGAGCTGAAGGGGGAGATTAATACGAacaaagaggagaagaagaggaagagggaggaaagggagaagaagaagaaggagaatatTCTTCCGGAGGAGATGATCAAGAGGAACAATAAGTAA
- the LOC112183307 gene encoding 60S ribosomal protein L14-2, with protein sequence MPFKRYVETERVALVKYGPDYGRLVVMVDVIDQNRALVDAPDVVRTQMNFKRLSLADIKIEIPRVPKKKTLIAAMEAGDVKNNWEQSSWGRKLIVQKRRASLNYFNRFKLMVATIKKTGIVRQELTKLKKSSAV encoded by the coding sequence ATGCCTTTCAAGAGGTACGTGGAGACCGAACGGGTGGCTCTGGTCAAGTACGGGCCGGACTACGGTAGGCTTGTCGTGATGGTCGATGTCATCGACCAGAATCGGGCTCTGGTTGATGCACCTGATGTGGTGAGGACCCAGATGAACTTCAAGAGGCTATCACTTGCTGATATCAAGATTGAGATCCCCAGGGTTCCAAAGAAGAAGACTCTGATTGCTGCCATGGAGGCTGGTGATGTTAAGAACAACTGGGAACAGAGTTCATGGGGAAGGAAGCTGATAGTGCAGAAGAGAAGAGCGTCGCTTAATTATTTCAATAGGTTCAAGCTCATGGTGGCCACGATCAAGAAAACTGGAATCGTCAGGCAGGAGCTAACGAAGCTGAAGAAATCAAGTGCAGTCTGA